The Planctomycetota bacterium genome contains the following window.
CCGACGCAGAGCCCATCAGCCTCGCCTAGCGACGGGTTGGCGACGACGACGATCTCGGTGATGTCCAGCACCCGCGCGATGGCAAAAGCACCCTTGTGCATCGGGTCGCCGAAGTTGACGCCGTCGCCGCTGATGGGTCGGAGGTAGCTTCGGCCGTAGCGCAGCGTCGGCTCGCGTCGACGGACCTCGGCCGCGTGCGCGCAGAAGCGGTAGATTGGGTGCGTCTCGTCGAAGAAGCTCTGGCCGACCGTATCGAACGGGCCCCACTTGCCGCCGAACTTGGCCTCGCGGACGTGGGTGTCGGTCTCGGCACTGCCGCCGTCGAAGCCTTGCTCGGTGCCGTAGTACAAACACGGCACGCCCATGCCGGCCAGCAGGACGCCTGTCGCCATGATTGCCAAGCGCGGGTCGCCACCGGGGCGGTCGTAGCCGGGCTCGGTCTGCCCATACGTCCCGGCGAGCAGGCGGTGCCGGTCTCGGCCGCCTTGGTCGTGGTTTTCGAGGTAGCTCAGGAAGTACTGCCCGCTCAGGCCGAAGTCGCGGAAGTGACTGCGTCGCCAGTCCCACATGTCTTCCAGATGCGTCGCCGGCTGCTCGCCGAGCAAAATCGGGATGAGCCGGCGGTGGTATTCGAAGTCGATGACGGCATCGAGTCGCGGATAGTCGCCGGTCGAGTCGGGGTCGCTGTCCGGATCGTGCGTGCCGCCGGAGCCGCTGAGGATTTCGACGTTCGTGCCGATGTACCGACGCATCTCCTCGTCGCCGTCGGCCACCTCGCCGACCTGGAGGAAGTTCTTCTTGCCGATCGAGTAGGCGTATTCGCGGATCGCGTGGATGAAGTCGCTTGCGGCCGGGTGTCGGACGTGGCGTAGCGCGTCGATGCGGAAGCCATCGACGCCGGCGACGGCGATCCAGTACTTGTAGCAGTTGATGACGGCCGACAGCGTCTGGCGATCCTGGAGGTTGATCTTCTTGAGCGACATGAAGTCGCCGTCCTTCGCCTCGGCTGCCGT
Protein-coding sequences here:
- a CDS encoding alpha-amylase family glycosyl hydrolase; the encoded protein is MLEASPDSAFGLDFQPRSECFASPEDWRDVVVYQVVLDRFDDGVDHPSYDEATVQRGRDEAQGWHFQGGTLKGLTRRLDYINRLGANAVWVSCPLKQRVHEQTYHGYAIQDFLAVDPRFGTTEDFQEMVAEAHRRGMWVILDVVIDHAADLFSYAGDDGEPDYDVCYDDGRVYDIARWHDGGDKLETEWTHDEGVWPKELQRLDAWVRKGPMDPMAATAAEAKDGDFMSLKKINLQDRQTLSAVINCYKYWIAVAGVDGFRIDALRHVRHPAASDFIHAIREYAYSIGKKNFLQVGEVADGDEEMRRYIGTNVEILSGSGGTHDPDSDPDSTGDYPRLDAVIDFEYHRRLIPILLGEQPATHLEDMWDWRRSHFRDFGLSGQYFLSYLENHDQGGRDRHRLLAGTYGQTEPGYDRPGGDPRLAIMATGVLLAGMGVPCLYYGTEQGFDGGSAETDTHVREAKFGGKWGPFDTVGQSFFDETHPIYRFCAHAAEVRRREPTLRYGRSYLRPISGDGVNFGDPMHKGAFAIARVLDITEIVVVANPSLGEADGLCVGVDASLNPPGWQMRDLFHPEEKRYLIEEAPNGQAFVRLDLPPRGVVALRLSWD